The sequence below is a genomic window from Cedecea neteri.
GCGGATCCCAAAGCTGCTCGTTTTGAATGAGCAGGCCTTCCGGTTTGGGCAGGCGCTGGCCTTTCAGGCGGGCTTCAAGCCAGGCCTGGGTGGCGAGCAGCTGCTGGCGCAGGCCTTTCATGATGTGGCGGTAAGGTTCCTGGCCCGCATCCGGCCCTGCCAGTTCGCTAAGCTCCGCCGTGCATTCTACCATCGACAGCTCGGAAACCAGGACTGCGATATCGCGCAGGAACAGGTCGGTGGCTTTCCAGCGGCTGAGGAGCAGGACGTGGCGGGTAATGTCGGAGGTCACGTTTGGGTTGCCGTCGCGGTCGCCGCCCATCCAGGAGGTAAAGCGTACCGGGACGAAGTCCACCGGCAGTTTGTAATTCAGATTCTCTTCGAGCTGTTCATTAAGCTCACGCAGGTAGTTTGGCACCCCTTCCCACAGGCTGTTTTCTACCACCGCGAAGCCCCATTTGGCTTCATCAACCGGCGAAGGGCGATGCTTACGAATTTCGTCGGTATGCCACGCCTGAGCAACCAGCTGGCGCAGGCGGCGCATGATTTGGTTGCGTTCGTAGTCGGCGAGATCGCTGTGGTCGAGCTGCTTCAGGCAGCTGTTTACTTCGACCAGTTTGTGAATCAGGGTGCGGCGAGTGATCTCAGTAGGGTGAGCAGTGAGTACCAGTTCCAGAGAGAGAGATTCAACGGCTGCGCGAATGTCCGCTTCGCCAATGCCCGGCTGACTTTTTAGTTTTTGCAGCGTTTTAGCGATGACTTCCGGGTTGCTGGCCGCTTCGCCCGTCGCGGAGATGCTGTGGTACTGCTCTGCGGTGTTGGCAAGATTAAGAAACTGGCTAAAGGCGCGGGCGACGGGGAGCAGTTCATCATTTGAGAGGTTCTGCAGCGTGCTCAGCAGCTCCTGACGATTGGCTTCATTACCGGCGCGGGAGGACTTGGATAACTTACGGATCGTTTCTACTCGGTCGAGAATATTTTCCCCCAGCGCATCTTTGATGGTATCTCCGAGCAGTTTTCCGAGCATGCTGACATTACTTCGCAAAGCAGAATAGCGTTCGTTCATATGACTCCAGCCCAATCTATTATGTAACTTAATTTCACCCGTGAAGGTTCAACACCGCCTTTTATAAAGCCACGTCATAAACCATTCGTCAATTGCTACGAAATCGTTTCAGCAAACGAGGAAATGACGCGAATTTATGAAATTTAATTACCAACTTCGCTCATAAGCATTTCTTATAGGAATAGCGATTATTCCAGATTAAAAAGGGGGTAAAACCCCCTTTCATCGCGATTAATCAATGCCAACAAAAATGATGCACTACCTGGGTAATTAACTCCCGGGTTGGCTTGATGAAGCGGGTATCGATGTATTCGTCCGGCTGATGCGCCTGGTTGATGGAGCCAGGGCCAAGCACCAGCGTTGGGCACACAGTCTGGATAAACGGCGCTTCGGTGCAGTAGTTCACCACTTCCGTTTGCGCGCCGAGCAGTTTCTCAACGACCTGCACGAGCTGGTGGTCCGGCGGGCATTCGTAGCCTGGAATCGGCGGGTGGAGTTCAGAGACCGTCAGGCGGCCAGGCCAGCGCTGGCTTACCGGCTCTAATGCTTCAGTCAGTAAACCGTTCAGATCGTTTAATGTCATACCCGGCAGCGGGCGAATGTCCATGTGAAGTTCGCAACATGCACAAATGCGGTTTGCCGCGTCGCCGCCGTTAATGTGCCCGAGGTTGAGGGTCGGATACGGCACGGTGAAAGCATCATGGTGATAGCGATCTTTCAGCGTATTGCGCAGGGTGAGGATGTGGCCGATGGCATCATGCATCAGTTCAATGGCGTTGACGCCACGGGCGGGATCGCTCGAGTGGCCGGATTGCCCGAGAATACGAATGGCGTTCGACAAATGGCCTTTATGCGCGCGTACCGGCTGTAGCGATGTTGGCTCACCGATGATCGCGCAGTCCGGGCGCAGCGAGGTTGTTTCAGCGAAATAGCGTGCGCCAGCCATGGTGGTCTCTTCATCGGCGGTAGCCAGAATGTAGAGCGGCTTTTTCAGGGTTGTCACATCCACGTCGCGCAGCGCATCCAGAATGAACGCGAAGAACCCTTTCATGTCGGCAGTACCCAGGCCGTAAAGCTTGTTGTCGTGCTCGGTCAGGGTAAACGGGTCCCGCGTCCAGCGGCCATCGTCGAACGGCACGGTATCGGTATGCCCCGCCAGAAGCAGGCCGCCAGCGCCCTGGCCACTGCTCGCCAACATGTTGAATTTATTGCGAGTGCCTGGTACGGGCTGAATTTCGACGTTAAAACCGAGGTCGCGGAACCAGCCGGCCAGTAAATTGATTAAAGACTCATTGCTTTGATCCAGCGCGCTGTCGGTGGCGCTGATGGAAGGTGTCGCGATCAGGGCGCGGTAGATCTCGATAAAAGGCGGTAATTTCATCTTCACTGTTGACAGGCCTTAGGTTAGGATAGTATCAATATTCATGCATTAATTGTGAATAAAAATACAATAACGTTGAGCGTAAAGGAACAGTTAAGCGTTCCGGTGAATAAAAAACCACGCTAACGGACGTGGGTGAAAGCGTCAGGCTGGCACTCTGAGCAGACCGAAAAGACAAGGTGAACGACCCAGATGTTGAATACGCTGATTGTGGGTGCAAGCGGTTATGCAGGCGCAGAGCTTGTAAGCTATTTGAATCGCCATCCTGATATGAACATAACCGCTTTGACGGTTTCAGCGCAAAGTTCAGATGCAGGAAAATTGATATCTGATTTGCATCCGCAGTTAAAGGGCATTGTTGATCTGCCGTTGCAGGCGATGTCCGACATCAGCGAGTTCAGCGAGGGCGTGGATGTGGTGTTCCTCGCGACCGCCCACGAAGTCAGCCACGACCTGGCCCCACAGTTCCTGGCGGCAGGCTGCGTGGTGATCGATCTCTCTGGCGCGTTCCGCGTTA
It includes:
- the argE gene encoding acetylornithine deacetylase; translation: MKMKLPPFIEIYRALIATPSISATDSALDQSNESLINLLAGWFRDLGFNVEIQPVPGTRNKFNMLASSGQGAGGLLLAGHTDTVPFDDGRWTRDPFTLTEHDNKLYGLGTADMKGFFAFILDALRDVDVTTLKKPLYILATADEETTMAGARYFAETTSLRPDCAIIGEPTSLQPVRAHKGHLSNAIRILGQSGHSSDPARGVNAIELMHDAIGHILTLRNTLKDRYHHDAFTVPYPTLNLGHINGGDAANRICACCELHMDIRPLPGMTLNDLNGLLTEALEPVSQRWPGRLTVSELHPPIPGYECPPDHQLVQVVEKLLGAQTEVVNYCTEAPFIQTVCPTLVLGPGSINQAHQPDEYIDTRFIKPTRELITQVVHHFCWH